CAGGGATCGTGTGTGGTAATGTGAAAGAATCAGGGCGTATAGCGATTGCGCAGGAAGGACCTTATGAGATTTATGGTGATCTAGAAATCATGCACCACTTGGATGAACTTCTGGAAGTATTTCAAAATCAGGGTCGTATGAGGCCTCTCGAATCACAAGGGCCAGCGACCTACAGGGTGGTGAGGAAAGAATAATTTATTTGTTTGTAAATTGATTGATCAAATGGCTGATTCCTTAAAAGAACTTTTATCCCAAAGATCCCCTGACAATGACATTTGGCTTTTTGCATACGGGTCTTTGATGTGGCATCCAGAAATTTCATTTGATTTGTCGATTCGTGCCACAATCTATGGTTATCAGAGAAACTTTTGTTTATGGAGTACTGAGCATCGGGGTACAGATGAACTGCCAGGTTTGGTTCTTGGATTGGAGCCTGGCGCATTCTGTGTTGGCAGGGCGTTCAGAATACCTTTAGTGGACCACGAACCCCAATTGGCAAGGATCTGGGCCAGAGAAATGGTTACTGGTGCGTATCATCCTAAGTGGGTTCAATTGAGGACTTCATCAGGCACAATTGAAGCCATCGCATTTTTAGTCGAGTTGGAGCACCCTAGATAACGTGAGTTTTGTATAAGCCCTAGGCGCACACGAGTTGCTTATGGGCGTTGAGAATTTCCTGCTCCTCTGCAGTCCATGAGAGTGCCGGGCGTTTTTCCTGCCA
The sequence above is drawn from the SAR324 cluster bacterium genome and encodes:
- a CDS encoding gamma-glutamylcyclotransferase, with amino-acid sequence MADSLKELLSQRSPDNDIWLFAYGSLMWHPEISFDLSIRATIYGYQRNFCLWSTEHRGTDELPGLVLGLEPGAFCVGRAFRIPLVDHEPQLARIWAREMVTGAYHPKWVQLRTSSGTIEAIAFLVELEHPR